Proteins co-encoded in one Gemmatimonadota bacterium genomic window:
- a CDS encoding MetS family NSS transporter small subunit: MTVATWVTMIVIVSIVWGGFAFALRTALRKESEKGD; this comes from the coding sequence ATGACCGTCGCCACCTGGGTCACGATGATCGTGATCGTTTCAATCGTCTGGGGAGGGTTCGCCTTTGCCCTCAGGACCGCCCTCCGGAAGGAATCCGAG